A window of Reinekea marina contains these coding sequences:
- the rpmG gene encoding 50S ribosomal protein L33, translated as MARDLIRLVSSAGTGYFYTTDKNKRNTPDKLEFKKYDPKVRKHVMFKEAKIK; from the coding sequence TTTAATCCGTTTAGTGAGTTCTGCAGGAACTGGCTACTTCTACACAACAGACAAGAACAAGCGTAATACTCCAGATAAGTTGGAGTTCAAAAAGTACGATCCTAAGGTTCGTAAACACGTAATGTTCAAAGAAGCTAAAATTAAGTAA